The Dunckerocampus dactyliophorus isolate RoL2022-P2 chromosome 13, RoL_Ddac_1.1, whole genome shotgun sequence genome window below encodes:
- the kcnf1b gene encoding potassium voltage-gated channel subfamily F member 1, which translates to MWTIPKPRYRRCEEDEPEITVNIGGVRVVLFGDVLNRYPESRLAELVNCSSAHNDEFISSLCDDFDPGRKEFYFDRDPDAFKCIMDVYYFDEIHIKRGICPICFIKEMEFWRIDQSVLDDCCKSYLSEKEGELKEIASKVKVILEDMEVNQNATNIQQCQRFLWRLMEKPGSSFPARVIAIASFLSILVSAVVMCVGTIPDLQVADAEGKLVEHPTLEAIETACMLWFTAEYLLRLASSPNKLHFALSFMNVVDFMAIIPFYVVLSLTYLGTTSMMELANVQQAVQALRIMRIARIFKLARHSSGLQTLTYALKRSLKELGLLLMYMGVGIFVFSAMGYTMEQSHPETLFRSIPQSFWWAIITMTTVGYGDIYPKTTLGKCNAAVSFLCGVIAIALPIHPIINNFVVFYNKQKVLETAAKHEVELMELKSVGDHRRKDSDNDDA; encoded by the coding sequence atgtggACGATCCCGAAGCCAAGATACAGAAGGTGCGAGGAAGATGAGCCTGAGATCACTGTGAATATCGGCGGGGTTCGAGTGGTGCTTTTTGGGGATGTTCTGAATCGTTACCCGGAGAGCAGACTGGCCGAGTTAGTGAACTGCTCATCAGCTCACAATGATGAATTTATTTCGTCTCTTTGTGACGACTTTGACCCCGGCAGAAAGGAGTTTTACTTCGACCGAGATCCAGATGCCTTCAAGTGCATCATGGATGTTTATTACTTTGATGAAATCCATATTAAACGTGGTATTTGCCCCATATGCTTCATCAAGGAGATGGAGTTCTGGAGAATAGACCAGAGTGTTTTAGATGACTGCTGTAAAAGTTACCTGAGTGAGAAGGAGGGGGAGCTGAAGGAGATCGCTAGCAAAGTGAAGGTAATTTTGGAGGACATGGAGGTGAATCAGAACGCTACGAACATCCAGCAATGTCAGAGGTTCTTATGGAGGCTGATGGAGAAGCCTGGTTCCTCTTTCCCGGCTCGCGTAATCGCCATCGCTTCCTTCCTCTCCATCCTGGTCTCAGCGGTGGTGATGTGTGTAGGAACCATCCCAGACTTGCAGGTGGCGGACGCCGAAGGGAAGCTGGTGGAACACCCAACTTTGGAGGCTATCGAAACCGCCTGCATGCTGTGGTTCACCGCAGAGTACTTGCTGCGCCTCGCCTCCTCGCCCAATAAGTTACACTTTGCGCTCTCCTTCATGAACGTCGTAGACTTCATGGCAATCATTCCTTTTTACGTGGTCCTAAGTCTGACCTACCTCGGCACCACCTCCATGATGGAGCTGGCCAATGTTCAGCAGGCAGTGCAAGCGCTGCGCATCATGCGCATAGCGCGCATCTTCAAGTTGGCACGCCACTCGTCAGGACTCCAGACGCTCACCTACGCGCTCAAGAGGAGCCTGAAAGAGCTGGGGCTGCTCCTCATGTACATGGGCGTAGGGATTTTTGTCTTCTCTGCTATGGGCTACACTATGGAGCAAAGTCACCCTGAGACTCTCTTCAGGAGCATTCCACAATCCTTCTGGTGGGCCATCATCACCATGACCACCGTGGGATATGGAGATATCTACCCCAAAACCACACTGGGCAAGTGCAACGCCGCCGTGAGCTTCTTGTGTGGAGTCATAGCCATCGCCTTACCCATACACCCCATCATTAATAACTTCGTGGTGTTCTACAACAAGCAGAAGGTGCTGGAGACTGCAGCAAAGCATGAAGTGGAGCTCATGGAGCTTAAGTCTGTTGGAGACCACCGCAGAAAGGACAGCGATAACGATGATGCATAG